One window of Microcoleus vaginatus PCC 9802 genomic DNA carries:
- a CDS encoding DUF2786 domain-containing protein, whose protein sequence is MADTSIVERIKKLLALATSSNENESTAAAEKASLLLAQYNLSLADLGPNHQEEIDENSVETTSKFVTWKMMLLSGIADANGCNAMRNTYTGSMFLVGTSTNLIVCKHLYEYLSSAIEKRANYRKGNGRGLAYLNAFRVGCATRLRQRLLEQKQEMEESGIPGSGDVAATPGIVVRSMFEKNQQAIADYLEGRGVKIKTRTDSQVSSEAGFNSGYEVGDKISLHKQVQPQGDLKQLNESL, encoded by the coding sequence ATGGCAGACACAAGTATTGTCGAAAGAATCAAAAAGCTTTTAGCCCTCGCCACCTCATCCAATGAAAACGAATCGACTGCGGCAGCCGAAAAAGCTTCCCTTTTACTGGCACAGTACAATCTCAGCCTAGCGGATTTAGGGCCAAATCACCAAGAAGAGATTGACGAAAACTCAGTTGAAACAACATCGAAATTTGTCACTTGGAAAATGATGCTGCTTTCGGGAATTGCCGACGCTAACGGTTGCAATGCCATGCGAAATACTTATACGGGCAGTATGTTTTTGGTGGGAACTTCTACCAACCTGATTGTTTGCAAACATCTGTACGAGTATTTGAGTTCGGCAATTGAAAAAAGAGCAAATTACCGCAAAGGAAACGGCAGGGGGTTGGCGTATCTGAATGCTTTTCGGGTTGGATGCGCGACAAGGTTGAGACAAAGATTGTTGGAACAAAAACAGGAGATGGAAGAGTCGGGGATTCCGGGTTCGGGAGATGTGGCGGCGACTCCAGGGATTGTAGTGCGATCGATGTTTGAGAAAAATCAACAGGCGATCGCGGATTATCTAGAGGGCCGAGGGGTTAAAATCAAAACGAGAACAGATTCTCAAGTCAGCAGCGAGGCCGGTTTTAATTCGGGGTATGAAGTGGGCGATAAAATTAGTTTGCACAAGCAAGTGCAGCCGCAAGGGGATCTGAAGCAACTTAATGAAAGTCTTTGA